A region of Thermotoga sp. Mc24 DNA encodes the following proteins:
- the ompB gene encoding outer membrane porin OmpB, whose translation MKKLLALFLVLGLLVTAAFAYEDVVKVNVSGTGYFNAYLDEEGIDLEGGISDLSVSISPSSGSVTAPATITAEFSIDVLGKTASLSKIAITTDLFDLTYYNDDIYGDGYVFYYVGDRTLEFTPKLGFEGISLTVYFADIVSETDLTDATNNTNNYFDDAVALKLGVTNLDLLDATLFGAFYDTDTNNATSAYGYAAHLNLTGKDILENLVVDLAYAYEATSVYLVEAQYSKSFEMEPVTLTVSPHFVYSEGTPTYYDDDSIDDDDWAAPWNSKFVEVGLKAEAGVTDEVTFGVELTPKYDLAANSFSLPVELALAYDSDVADANVKASWTDAVASATDVTIDADLTVTAVENLTVKAAARYLVASNELGYNVDASYVYGPLTTGFFFGTLFDSNSDGTADINDYFTWYLYLKASVAF comes from the coding sequence ATGAAGAAGTTGCTCGCTCTTTTCCTGGTACTGGGTCTTTTAGTCACAGCAGCGTTTGCCTACGAAGACGTCGTTAAAGTCAATGTCTCCGGAACTGGCTACTTCAACGCGTACCTCGACGAAGAAGGCATCGACCTCGAAGGTGGAATCAGTGATTTGTCTGTGTCCATTTCTCCAAGCTCTGGCAGTGTAACAGCACCGGCTACCATTACAGCAGAGTTTTCCATTGACGTCCTTGGAAAAACAGCTTCTCTCAGCAAGATAGCCATCACAACAGATCTGTTCGATCTCACTTACTACAACGATGATATCTATGGGGATGGCTATGTGTTCTACTACGTAGGAGACAGAACACTTGAATTCACACCAAAACTCGGTTTTGAAGGAATCTCTCTGACCGTATACTTTGCAGACATCGTTTCTGAAACGGACCTTACCGACGCTACAAACAATACCAACAACTACTTCGACGATGCCGTTGCTCTGAAACTCGGCGTGACAAACCTTGATCTTCTCGATGCAACACTCTTTGGTGCGTTCTATGATACCGATACGAACAATGCTACAAGCGCGTATGGCTACGCTGCCCACTTGAACCTCACTGGAAAAGATATCCTTGAGAATCTTGTCGTTGATCTTGCCTACGCTTATGAAGCAACTAGCGTGTATCTGGTTGAGGCACAGTACAGCAAGTCCTTTGAAATGGAACCTGTTACTCTGACTGTATCTCCACACTTTGTGTATTCTGAAGGAACTCCAACGTACTACGACGATGATTCTATTGATGACGATGATTGGGCTGCTCCTTGGAACTCTAAATTCGTAGAAGTTGGTCTCAAAGCAGAAGCCGGTGTCACCGATGAGGTTACATTCGGCGTTGAACTGACACCGAAATATGACCTTGCTGCCAATTCCTTCAGTCTCCCCGTGGAACTTGCCCTTGCTTACGACTCCGATGTAGCAGATGCAAATGTGAAAGCTTCCTGGACCGATGCAGTTGCTTCTGCTACCGACGTTACGATCGATGCAGATCTTACAGTCACCGCTGTTGAAAACCTCACAGTCAAGGCAGCAGCAAGATATCTGGTTGCCAGCAACGAACTGGGTTACAATGTAGACGCCAGCTACGTCTACGGACCTCTCACAACAGGATTCTTCTTCGGAACATTGTTTGATTCCAACAGTGATGGTACCGCTGACATCAACGATTACTTCACCTGGTACCTGTACCTGAAAGCCTCCGTTGCATTCTAA
- the ompA1 gene encoding outer membrane anchor protein OmpA1, translating to MKRVLLTVAMLSVFFSAMFAFFPDVPKDHWAYEYVWKLWQRGIFIGYPDGEFKGDRYITRYEAATAVSRLLDFIEQKMLAGASGDLAQVVGNLSDKYMALEEKVNGLTGILDTLASQIGTTQANLTETERELLEKIDSVKEEIEMEFDKEISLNREVVNNIGLKLGNLSRDYERYKENVDAKISEVNEKLAALEKDLGNKIADLEGIVNLHEKDIINIYNKISSVNEELNNKIAATEEKLSRRDEEISAMVELHEKDIINLYNKVAALNEDLSKKILDTKAELSAKIESQEKTLNMVYTKLLDTESKLNDEISALKEKDAEIQKTVDLHEQDIVNLYGKTSSLEEELNMKYSETNEKIDQVKAELESKIESVKAYNRNLSILTGAFFGILGLILIAISGK from the coding sequence ATGAAGAGAGTTCTTCTTACCGTTGCAATGCTGTCCGTTTTCTTCTCAGCGATGTTCGCGTTCTTCCCTGATGTTCCAAAAGATCACTGGGCTTACGAGTACGTCTGGAAGCTGTGGCAGAGGGGTATCTTCATAGGTTATCCGGACGGCGAGTTCAAAGGGGACAGGTACATCACCAGATACGAAGCAGCGACTGCGGTGAGCAGGCTCCTCGATTTCATCGAACAGAAGATGCTTGCAGGTGCTTCAGGTGATCTGGCACAGGTTGTTGGAAATCTCTCCGACAAGTACATGGCCCTCGAGGAGAAGGTTAACGGTCTCACCGGCATACTGGACACTCTGGCATCCCAGATAGGTACCACTCAGGCCAATCTCACAGAAACCGAAAGAGAACTGCTCGAGAAGATCGATTCTGTGAAAGAAGAGATCGAGATGGAGTTCGACAAAGAGATCTCGCTCAACAGAGAAGTTGTGAACAACATCGGGCTCAAACTTGGAAATCTCTCCAGAGACTACGAAAGATACAAGGAGAATGTGGACGCAAAGATCTCTGAAGTGAACGAAAAACTCGCAGCCCTTGAAAAGGACCTTGGAAACAAGATCGCCGATCTCGAAGGAATAGTCAATCTACACGAGAAAGACATCATAAACATTTACAACAAGATCAGTTCCGTTAACGAGGAACTCAACAACAAGATCGCCGCGACAGAAGAGAAACTCTCCAGAAGAGACGAAGAAATCTCCGCAATGGTCGAACTCCACGAAAAGGACATCATAAACCTCTACAACAAGGTCGCTGCACTCAACGAAGATCTCAGCAAAAAAATACTTGACACGAAAGCCGAACTTTCTGCTAAAATAGAGTCACAGGAGAAAACGCTGAACATGGTCTACACAAAACTCCTCGACACAGAAAGCAAATTGAACGATGAGATTTCCGCTCTCAAAGAAAAGGATGCAGAGATACAGAAGACGGTTGATCTTCATGAACAGGATATTGTCAACCTCTACGGAAAAACATCATCTCTCGAAGAAGAGCTCAACATGAAGTACAGTGAGACCAACGAAAAGATCGATCAGGTGAAGGCGGAACTCGAGAGCAAGATCGAAAGCGTGAAGGCTTACAACAGAAATCTCAGTATTCTCACAGGCGCGTTCTTTGGAATTCTCGGTCTCATTCTGATTGCAATCAGTGGTAAATAA